The DNA window CTTCAGACCGCGACACATTCGGTGAGGTGTGGCAACAGGTCGTCGCCGAACTCAACGACGACGAGGCCGCACGCGACCACGAACCCCTGACCAGGCAACAAAAGGCCTGGCTGTCGCTGGTCCGACCCCTCACGCTGGCCGAGGGCTTTGCGCTGCTCACCGTGCCGACGCCGCTGGTACAGGAACAGATCGAGCGCAATCTGCGCGACACCATCCGCTCGGCGCTCAGTAAACACCTCGGTCAGCCGGTGGACCTCGGTGTGCGCATCGCCACGCCGCCCGCGGAAGAACCGGTCGCCGAGCCCATCCCCGCAGTGCTTCCCGCCGACGACGGCCTGAGCGCGGCACTGACTACCGGCGTCCCCACACCGGCACCCGGCGCGCCGTTCCGCGGACCCGGCCCCGTCGATCCGGCGTCGGAGCGCCCACGACCGGACACCGGTGACTGGACCGCCTACTTCGCCGAGCGGCCCACCACCGCTCCCGCGGTGCCCAGCGCGAATCTCAATCCCAAGTACACCTTCGACACCTTCGTCATCGGTGCGTCGAACCGCTTCGCGCACGCGTCGGCAGTGGCGGTGTCCGAGGCGCCGGCGCGGGCCTACAACCCGTTGTTCATCTGGGGCGAGTCGGGGCTGGGCAAGACCCACCTACTGCACGCTGCCGGGCACTACGCGCAGCGCCTGTTCCCCGGGATGCGCGTCAAGTACGTCTCCACCGAAGAGTTCACCAACGACTTCATCAACTCGCTGCGCGACGACCGTCGTGTCGCCTTCAAGCGCCGCTACCGCGACGTCGACGTCCTGCTCGTCGACGACATCCAGTTCCTGATGGGCAAAGAGGGCATCCAGGAAGAGTTCTTCCACACCTTCAACACGCTGCACAACGCCAGCAAACAGATCGTCATCTCCTCCGATCGCCCGCCCAAACAGCTTGCGACACTTGAAGATCGGCTGCGGACCCGGTTCGAGTGGGGTCTGATCACCGACGTCCAGCCGCCCGATCTCGAGACGCGGATCGCGATCCTGCGCAAGAAGGCGCAGATGGACAACATCGCGGTTCCCGACGACGTGCTCGAGCTGATCGCGTCCAAGATCGAACGCAACATCCGTGAGCTCGAAGGTGCGCTGATCCGGGTGACCGCCTTCGCCTCGCTCAACAACGCCGAACTCGACAAGTCCCTCGCCGATGTGGTCCTGCAGGCGCTGCTGCCCAATTCCGGGACGCTGGAGATCAGCGCGGCGAGCATCCTGGCGATCACGGCCGAGTACTTCGACATCTCGGTGGAGGAGTTGCGCGGGCCCGGCAAGACCCGGTCGATCGCGCAGGCCCGGCAGATCTCGATGTACCTGTGCCGTGAGCTCACCGATCTGTCGCTGCCCAAGATCGGCGAGACCTTTGATCGTGACCACACCACCGTCATGTACGCCGAGCGCAAGATCCGCAAGGAGATGGCCGAGCGGCGCAAGGTCTACGACCACGTCCAGGAACTCACCGCGCGCATCAAGCAACGCGCCGTCCGCTGACGGCTGGGCGTCCACCGCCCGAACCTGGACATCCCGACGCCGCCACGTGGACGGTCCACCCGCCGGCGCCACCACGTACAGATCTCGACGCGGCCGCCTGGACCCCTAGAGAGCACAACTCTCAACCATCACCGCACGGTTGCGGACTCCCCATCGTGTCCCCGGCCGAATGTCAGAGCACCG is part of the Gordonia bronchialis DSM 43247 genome and encodes:
- the dnaA gene encoding chromosomal replication initiator protein DnaA encodes the protein MTSDRDTFGEVWQQVVAELNDDEAARDHEPLTRQQKAWLSLVRPLTLAEGFALLTVPTPLVQEQIERNLRDTIRSALSKHLGQPVDLGVRIATPPAEEPVAEPIPAVLPADDGLSAALTTGVPTPAPGAPFRGPGPVDPASERPRPDTGDWTAYFAERPTTAPAVPSANLNPKYTFDTFVIGASNRFAHASAVAVSEAPARAYNPLFIWGESGLGKTHLLHAAGHYAQRLFPGMRVKYVSTEEFTNDFINSLRDDRRVAFKRRYRDVDVLLVDDIQFLMGKEGIQEEFFHTFNTLHNASKQIVISSDRPPKQLATLEDRLRTRFEWGLITDVQPPDLETRIAILRKKAQMDNIAVPDDVLELIASKIERNIRELEGALIRVTAFASLNNAELDKSLADVVLQALLPNSGTLEISAASILAITAEYFDISVEELRGPGKTRSIAQARQISMYLCRELTDLSLPKIGETFDRDHTTVMYAERKIRKEMAERRKVYDHVQELTARIKQRAVR